One genomic window of Alkalispirochaeta americana includes the following:
- the greA gene encoding transcription elongation factor GreA: protein MSTTSTMPDLIQQLNELLNQEKWTRATLNNYTVGNFTELDDIIEQMQQNDLEEEARALCEEHLQHTKNSIIALYIAGVLDTSRQSVNDTNLVMLTQIFLDNHKWTIVEFLCNRILEFGENRTALRILAEVYHDENQTEKLHQTWERLILIDYEEADIVRRLAELKEEAGDLEQATSYYKKALHRYITKKNFSNVKDIWHRLVVLSPNETEFFYHAETKIARQISTDRAIQLLEDLYPPMKESGDWPRAIELLKRVLGYDPKNHWARKEIIHCFEEHYSDHSNLTEYIRISNLHQSWRPVHEAIADFEKHIAFDTGNFVFHRSWGIGRIREIKGDDITIDFAKKRGHRMSLKMAVNALDVLPKEHIWVLRAVWKRDKLKNLVKKNPVWALKTVIRSLGNAADIKRIKAELVPSILSPGEWTSWSTKAREELRTNPDFGMLPDKADHFTVRDQPVSFEEKTYNKFKGDKTFFDRVRTLEEFLAYVDEEGAEGLDSEFFREMFDYFAATIRSSGSSNEYSISSLIVLTDLVTKYPFLQQDLELDFLSAYEQIENVEEVFSRIESTGLKKRFLGHLRAVDNNWAEVYAKLLPYYLSREVLLELERHGKRSIVLDFFSRVFENYRSMRETFVWLVRHCGDDPWFEEMGVTQEKILLSMIHLYDLTFRDIDNRKEVSLNRKINKQIHSFLFRDKRLSRFIDESDEESVSRIFTLIADVKDLDPKINIDLKQRVLNRFPDFHFYGEGEIDQAATRKVLYCTVAMHEAKKAEYNHLQQVEVPQNSKEIEVARSYGDLKENAEYKAAMERQDSLNNRAARLKSELEQAREIDPAEVKNDEISVGTHVRLRDLLEDTELEYTILGPWESDPNRNVISYLSPLGNRLLRSKAGDELDFEINERRYHLRVESIEVSDQL, encoded by the coding sequence ATGTCTACCACCAGTACAATGCCTGATCTTATTCAGCAACTAAACGAACTTCTCAATCAGGAGAAGTGGACCCGGGCGACGCTCAACAATTATACCGTCGGCAACTTCACCGAGCTGGACGATATCATTGAGCAAATGCAGCAAAACGACCTTGAGGAGGAGGCTCGTGCCCTCTGCGAGGAACATTTGCAGCACACCAAAAATAGCATCATCGCCTTGTATATCGCAGGTGTCCTTGATACCTCGCGTCAGTCGGTAAACGATACCAATCTGGTTATGCTGACCCAGATATTTCTGGATAACCACAAGTGGACCATCGTAGAGTTTCTCTGCAACCGCATTCTGGAGTTCGGAGAAAACCGCACGGCTCTTCGAATTTTGGCCGAGGTCTACCACGATGAAAACCAGACCGAGAAGCTTCACCAGACCTGGGAACGGTTGATCCTGATTGATTACGAAGAAGCTGACATTGTGCGGCGTCTGGCCGAACTGAAGGAAGAAGCCGGCGATCTTGAACAGGCAACAAGCTACTACAAGAAAGCTCTTCATCGGTATATAACGAAAAAAAACTTCTCCAACGTAAAAGACATATGGCACCGGCTTGTTGTGCTCTCTCCCAATGAAACGGAGTTTTTCTACCACGCCGAAACCAAAATTGCGCGGCAGATCAGTACCGACCGGGCGATACAGCTTCTGGAAGACCTCTACCCCCCCATGAAAGAAAGCGGGGACTGGCCCCGTGCCATTGAACTCCTCAAGCGCGTTCTGGGCTATGACCCCAAAAACCACTGGGCTCGCAAGGAGATCATCCATTGCTTTGAAGAACACTATAGCGATCACAGCAATCTGACCGAATACATCAGAATCAGCAACCTCCACCAAAGCTGGAGACCTGTTCACGAGGCCATTGCGGATTTCGAGAAGCATATTGCTTTTGACACAGGGAACTTTGTCTTCCACCGCAGCTGGGGGATAGGACGCATTCGCGAGATCAAGGGTGACGATATCACTATCGATTTTGCCAAGAAGCGGGGACACCGAATGTCCCTGAAAATGGCGGTGAATGCCCTGGATGTCTTGCCCAAGGAGCACATCTGGGTTCTCCGTGCGGTCTGGAAGCGGGACAAGCTAAAGAATCTGGTGAAAAAGAACCCCGTATGGGCTCTTAAAACAGTCATCAGGAGTCTGGGAAACGCCGCCGATATCAAGCGAATAAAGGCAGAGCTGGTTCCCTCCATCCTGAGCCCCGGGGAATGGACCTCCTGGAGCACCAAAGCACGGGAGGAGTTGCGAACAAACCCCGACTTTGGAATGCTGCCGGATAAGGCCGATCATTTCACCGTCCGGGATCAACCTGTATCGTTCGAGGAAAAGACCTACAACAAGTTTAAAGGCGACAAGACCTTCTTTGACCGGGTGCGGACTCTGGAAGAGTTTCTGGCCTACGTCGATGAAGAGGGGGCCGAAGGGCTCGACAGTGAGTTTTTCCGTGAAATGTTTGACTATTTCGCTGCCACCATTCGGTCCAGCGGCAGTTCCAACGAGTACAGCATCTCATCGCTGATCGTTCTCACGGATCTGGTTACAAAATACCCCTTCCTTCAGCAGGATCTGGAGCTTGATTTTCTCTCGGCCTACGAGCAAATAGAGAACGTCGAAGAGGTGTTCTCCCGAATTGAATCGACGGGGCTGAAAAAGCGCTTCCTGGGGCATCTTCGGGCTGTGGACAACAACTGGGCTGAGGTTTATGCAAAGCTGCTCCCCTACTACCTGAGTCGCGAAGTCCTGCTTGAACTTGAGCGACACGGAAAACGATCCATCGTTCTGGATTTCTTCTCCCGGGTTTTTGAAAACTATCGAAGCATGCGAGAAACTTTTGTGTGGCTGGTCCGCCACTGCGGTGATGACCCCTGGTTTGAAGAAATGGGAGTTACACAAGAGAAGATTCTCCTTTCCATGATTCACCTCTACGATCTGACCTTTCGGGATATTGACAACCGCAAGGAAGTCAGCCTGAACCGGAAGATCAACAAGCAGATCCACTCCTTTCTCTTCCGGGACAAGCGGCTCTCTCGTTTCATAGACGAGTCTGACGAAGAATCAGTGTCGCGTATTTTCACCTTGATCGCCGATGTGAAGGACCTGGACCCCAAGATCAATATTGATCTGAAACAGAGAGTTCTGAACCGCTTTCCCGACTTCCACTTTTACGGTGAGGGAGAAATCGATCAGGCAGCAACACGGAAGGTTCTCTACTGCACGGTGGCGATGCATGAGGCCAAGAAAGCCGAGTACAACCATCTTCAGCAGGTGGAAGTTCCCCAGAACTCGAAGGAGATCGAAGTTGCCCGCTCCTACGGAGACCTTAAAGAAAATGCCGAATACAAGGCAGCCATGGAGCGCCAGGACAGCCTGAACAACCGTGCGGCCCGGCTGAAGAGTGAACTGGAACAGGCTCGGGAAATCGATCCTGCCGAGGTCAAGAACGACGAGATTTCCGTAGGAACCCATGTTCGGCTTCGGGATCTTCTGGAGGATACAGAG